From the genome of Dehalobacter sp. 12DCB1, one region includes:
- the fliR gene encoding flagellar biosynthetic protein FliR, which translates to MNLSDYLQWNLTLFMLIFSRWAGMVMLAPVFGAKGVPAMIRLGLAAGLSIVVYPLIQAQNPVIPNALLPLIGILVKETLLGLTIGFIINLLSMVMQGAGQLIDFQLGFMTGNVIDPINGMQSPMTGSFLAMIATMLLLATNSHYYIIAAVTKSYEFLPINPAGVNYGAEFFIEITGKVLSLSLQIAMPVFGAILLADVGVGLLAKIVPQLNMFSVIFPVKIIFGLAMLYLMIAFFGDTVSRVFDITMQWIFELFRGWSV; encoded by the coding sequence TTGAACCTGTCTGATTACTTACAGTGGAATCTTACTTTATTCATGCTTATTTTTTCCCGCTGGGCAGGAATGGTCATGCTTGCTCCGGTGTTCGGCGCAAAAGGCGTTCCGGCAATGATAAGACTGGGTCTCGCCGCGGGACTGTCCATTGTAGTATATCCGCTGATTCAAGCCCAAAATCCCGTTATACCGAATGCATTACTCCCTTTGATTGGGATACTGGTGAAGGAGACGCTTCTGGGCCTTACGATAGGATTCATTATCAACTTGCTTTCCATGGTCATGCAGGGAGCTGGGCAGCTAATTGATTTTCAGCTCGGGTTTATGACCGGAAATGTTATCGATCCGATCAACGGTATGCAAAGTCCGATGACGGGAAGTTTTCTGGCGATGATTGCAACGATGCTGCTTTTGGCCACAAACTCCCATTACTATATCATTGCTGCTGTGACCAAAAGTTATGAGTTTCTGCCGATTAATCCTGCCGGGGTGAACTATGGCGCAGAATTTTTTATTGAAATTACCGGGAAGGTCTTGAGTTTATCGCTCCAGATTGCGATGCCGGTCTTTGGTGCCATATTACTAGCGGATGTCGGTGTCGGCCTTTTAGCGAAGATCGTACCGCAGCTGAATATGTTTTCCGTGATATTTCCGGTAAAAATCATTTTTGGCTTGGCCATGTTGTATTTAATGATTGCTTTCTTTGGAGATACGGTATCCAGAGTCTTCGATATTACGATGCAGTGGATTTTTGAACTGTTCAGGGGGTGGAGTGTATAG
- a CDS encoding response regulator, giving the protein MGKTVLLVDDAAFMRMMLKDILANNGYQVVGEAENGMVGVDKYMELKPDITVMDITMPEMDGLQAVKEIRTKDPQAKVIMCSAMGQQAMVIEAIQSGAKDFIVKPFQAERVLEAIAKALK; this is encoded by the coding sequence GTGGGGAAAACAGTTTTGCTTGTTGATGACGCTGCTTTTATGAGAATGATGCTTAAAGATATCCTGGCCAATAATGGATATCAGGTTGTCGGTGAGGCAGAAAATGGGATGGTTGGCGTCGACAAATATATGGAATTGAAACCGGATATCACGGTAATGGACATTACAATGCCCGAAATGGATGGGCTTCAGGCTGTGAAAGAGATTAGAACCAAGGATCCGCAGGCCAAAGTTATCATGTGCAGTGCAATGGGTCAGCAGGCCATGGTTATTGAAGCCATCCAGTCTGGAGCAAAAGATTTTATTGTCAAGCCTTTCCAGGCGGAAAGAGTACTCGAAGCGATTGCCAAGGCGCTGAAATAG
- the flhA gene encoding flagellar biosynthesis protein FlhA, whose protein sequence is MATTTRAGRLARNTDIIAAISIVGIIVVMVIGVPAGWLDFLITLNITGSVLILLLAVFTKDPLEFSVLPSLLLTMTLFRLALNLSTTKLILLEAEAGQVIQQFGEFVIQGNPIVGFIVFCILVVVQFLVITKGAERVSEVGARFTLDAMPGKQMSIDADLNAGIITDQEARTRRLNIQQEADFYGAMDGASKFVKGDAIAAIIILLINIIGGFIIGMVTKGMAVTDALYTYTLLTIGDGLVTQIPALLISTATGLVVTRAASDSNLGQDLAKQLFRMPKALYITSGVLVALAIFGMPQVPMLMFAAATGGMGYYLQRNTAQAAKKESEAAVRSDIDETKKPENVMNILGIDHMELEIGYALIPLVDAGQGGDLLDRIILIRRQLAGELGFIVPVIRVRDNMNLQPNQYTIKLKGAEVASGELMTDHYLAFSGGIEDDSIQGIPTKEPAFGLDAKWINASVREQAELSGYTVVDAPTVLATHLTEVLKTHAHEIISRQDVKKLIDHTKEQSPAVVEELIPDLLSLGQVQKVLSNLLRERVSVKDLVTILETLADCAPLTKDMDRLTEYVRQSLARQIVQPFLNPQKKLPVITLEPKIEQMILDNLRPSDFGSYVNIDPNVIQKLLKRIGAQVEKIMLQGHNPVMLCAPMVRISLKRMTERQLPHLVILSYNELVQGIEVQALGMVVLD, encoded by the coding sequence ATGGCCACGACAACTCGCGCTGGTAGATTAGCAAGAAATACGGATATTATCGCAGCCATCAGCATCGTCGGCATCATTGTTGTCATGGTCATTGGCGTGCCCGCAGGTTGGCTTGATTTTCTTATTACCTTAAACATTACAGGATCAGTTCTGATTCTTCTGCTGGCTGTCTTTACAAAGGATCCACTGGAGTTTTCCGTACTGCCTTCCTTGCTGCTAACCATGACACTATTTCGACTGGCCTTGAACCTTTCCACGACGAAACTGATTTTACTCGAGGCTGAGGCGGGGCAGGTCATTCAGCAGTTTGGAGAGTTTGTTATTCAGGGAAATCCGATTGTTGGCTTTATTGTGTTCTGTATCCTGGTCGTGGTACAGTTTCTGGTCATTACCAAAGGCGCGGAACGCGTATCCGAAGTCGGGGCCCGCTTTACCTTGGATGCAATGCCCGGGAAGCAGATGAGCATTGATGCCGACCTGAACGCCGGGATCATCACGGATCAGGAGGCCAGAACTCGAAGACTGAATATCCAACAGGAAGCAGATTTTTACGGTGCGATGGACGGCGCTAGCAAATTTGTCAAAGGAGATGCCATTGCGGCAATCATAATCCTGCTAATTAACATTATCGGCGGCTTTATTATCGGAATGGTAACCAAGGGTATGGCGGTTACCGATGCTCTATACACCTATACGCTGTTGACGATCGGAGATGGGCTGGTAACCCAGATCCCGGCGTTGCTGATTTCAACGGCTACTGGCCTTGTCGTAACCCGAGCCGCATCAGACAGTAACCTTGGGCAGGATTTGGCCAAACAGCTGTTCAGGATGCCAAAGGCGCTCTATATTACTTCCGGCGTATTGGTAGCTCTCGCCATTTTTGGTATGCCCCAGGTACCCATGCTAATGTTTGCCGCCGCTACTGGCGGAATGGGCTACTACCTTCAGCGCAACACTGCTCAGGCAGCCAAGAAAGAGTCGGAGGCGGCCGTTAGAAGCGATATTGACGAGACTAAGAAGCCTGAAAATGTTATGAATATACTTGGAATTGATCATATGGAACTGGAAATCGGTTATGCGCTGATTCCTCTGGTTGACGCCGGTCAGGGCGGGGACCTTCTGGACAGGATTATTCTGATCCGCAGGCAGCTGGCCGGTGAACTCGGATTTATCGTTCCAGTGATCAGGGTCAGGGATAATATGAATCTACAGCCGAATCAGTATACGATCAAACTAAAAGGTGCGGAGGTTGCTTCCGGGGAATTGATGACCGATCATTACCTGGCCTTTAGTGGGGGAATCGAAGATGATTCCATTCAGGGCATTCCAACCAAAGAGCCAGCCTTCGGTCTTGATGCCAAATGGATTAACGCGTCGGTCAGAGAGCAGGCTGAACTTTCTGGGTATACCGTTGTCGATGCACCGACTGTACTGGCAACCCATTTAACGGAAGTTCTAAAAACGCATGCCCATGAGATTATTAGCCGACAGGATGTGAAGAAACTAATTGATCATACCAAGGAACAGTCACCGGCAGTTGTCGAAGAGCTTATCCCCGACCTTCTCAGTCTGGGGCAGGTTCAGAAGGTACTCAGCAACCTGCTGAGGGAAAGGGTATCGGTTAAAGATCTGGTGACGATCCTGGAAACGCTTGCCGATTGTGCTCCTCTGACAAAAGATATGGACAGACTCACCGAATATGTCCGGCAGAGTTTGGCCCGCCAGATCGTACAACCCTTTCTGAATCCTCAAAAAAAATTGCCGGTAATTACACTTGAGCCCAAGATTGAGCAGATGATTTTGGATAATCTTCGCCCCTCGGACTTCGGCAGTTATGTGAATATTGACCCGAATGTCATACAGAAGCTCTTAAAAAGGATAGGCGCACAAGTAGAAAAAATTATGCTGCAGGGACACAATCCTGTAATGTTGTGTGCTCCTATGGTCAGGATAAGTTTAAAAAGAATGACAGAGCGTCAACTTCCTCACCTGGTCATCCTGTCTTATAATGAACTTGTACAGGGAATAGAGGTTCAGGCTCTTGGAATGGTGGTGTTGGATTAA
- the flhF gene encoding flagellar biosynthesis protein FlhF, whose translation MRVKRFVGDNVADTMGKIKRELGSEAVILQTRQIKEGGFLGFFARTKVEITAAIEERQQNHTLMKSAEDEPVKVVNTDVIKKAYEAYREKENENTREQSIPDDAQSEIKQMHNILKEIKGHITKGDLSSSAESKRYSDWINFLTVRGASRETAAELLEPIRNDLAEDQWENNTKVFELLKNQVERLCSNTEVIRPSKSRTLVVAMVGPTGVGKTTTIGKLAAGFSIIERRKVALVTADTFRVAAVEQLRTFGEIIGVPVEVVMTPEGLREAINIHADKELIFIDTAGRSPQHDLHMDELEAFLDKAKPDLTMLVMSVTTNMTDQMKVYQRFNKLSTHLILTKLDESFSLGSILDLLAKTDLPVAYLTNGQNVPDDIDAATSEKLTRYVLGEDNPYA comes from the coding sequence ATGAGGGTGAAACGGTTTGTCGGTGACAATGTGGCAGATACAATGGGGAAGATCAAACGGGAGCTTGGATCCGAGGCAGTGATTCTGCAAACCCGCCAGATTAAAGAAGGTGGATTCTTAGGCTTTTTTGCGCGTACAAAAGTGGAAATTACCGCAGCGATTGAAGAAAGACAGCAAAATCATACCTTGATGAAGTCAGCGGAGGATGAACCTGTCAAAGTCGTTAATACGGATGTGATAAAAAAGGCCTATGAAGCTTACAGAGAAAAAGAGAATGAAAATACGAGAGAACAAAGTATTCCCGATGATGCCCAGTCCGAAATTAAACAGATGCACAATATTTTAAAAGAAATTAAGGGGCATATCACCAAAGGGGACTTAAGCAGCAGTGCCGAATCCAAACGCTACTCCGACTGGATCAATTTTCTGACGGTTAGAGGAGCCAGCAGAGAGACTGCCGCTGAGCTGCTTGAACCTATCAGAAACGATCTTGCCGAAGACCAGTGGGAAAACAATACAAAAGTATTTGAGCTGTTGAAAAATCAAGTCGAGAGATTATGTTCAAATACCGAGGTTATTAGGCCAAGCAAATCCAGGACACTGGTGGTCGCAATGGTAGGGCCAACCGGAGTCGGGAAAACAACAACCATCGGGAAACTTGCAGCAGGTTTCAGCATCATTGAAAGAAGAAAGGTGGCGCTGGTAACAGCCGACACATTCAGAGTAGCAGCAGTCGAACAGCTCAGAACTTTCGGAGAAATTATCGGTGTTCCAGTTGAAGTTGTTATGACGCCGGAAGGGTTAAGAGAAGCGATTAACATCCATGCCGACAAAGAGCTTATTTTTATTGACACAGCCGGACGCAGTCCACAGCACGACCTTCATATGGACGAACTGGAAGCTTTTCTGGACAAGGCCAAACCTGACCTGACAATGCTTGTCATGAGTGTCACAACCAACATGACAGACCAGATGAAAGTTTACCAAAGGTTCAATAAGTTATCCACGCATCTGATCTTAACAAAGCTGGATGAGAGTTTTTCGCTCGGTTCCATACTTGACCTTCTGGCAAAGACCGATTTGCCTGTTGCATATTTAACAAACGGACAGAATGTCCCGGATGATATTGACGCAGCCACTTCCGAGAAACTAACCCGGTACGTTCTTGGGGAGGATAATCCATATGCATGA
- the flhB gene encoding flagellar biosynthesis protein FlhB gives MECIAEKRFPATPKKKQDARKKGQILKSQELTSAVMLLAIIGLLKIWLPYVFQRLANIFTYTASLSVDWNIQSLWKVVIDVSWQCLLILAPVFAVALVIAIAVNFLQTGPVFITEPMIPKFSRMSPVEGVKRMFGLKALVNLVKSLFKVLVIGYFLIDVIRKNIDVFPALQGAEVGQSLIFLSGLLFEMAWKIALAFLVIAFADFLYQWWDYEKNLRMSQEEIKEEYKQTEGDPLIKSQIKKRQRMMAMRRMMEDLKQADVVITNPTHYAVALKYDTAKYPAPYVVAKGQNEIALRIKAVAEENNIVIMENKPLARTLYSQVELGQSVPKELYKAVAEVLAFVFRLNKKRRSYSA, from the coding sequence GTGGAGTGTATAGCTGAAAAAAGGTTTCCGGCGACTCCCAAGAAAAAGCAGGACGCCCGTAAAAAAGGCCAGATACTTAAAAGTCAGGAACTGACTTCGGCGGTAATGCTTCTGGCAATTATCGGGTTGCTGAAAATATGGCTGCCATATGTGTTCCAAAGGTTAGCTAACATTTTTACGTATACAGCAAGTCTTTCCGTGGACTGGAATATTCAGTCCCTCTGGAAGGTTGTCATCGATGTTTCATGGCAGTGCCTGCTGATCCTGGCACCGGTATTTGCTGTTGCACTGGTCATCGCCATCGCCGTAAATTTTCTGCAGACGGGGCCGGTGTTCATTACCGAACCTATGATCCCGAAATTCTCAAGAATGAGTCCTGTTGAAGGGGTCAAAAGAATGTTTGGTCTAAAGGCTCTGGTCAATTTGGTTAAGTCCTTGTTCAAAGTGCTGGTAATTGGTTATTTTCTTATCGATGTTATTCGAAAAAACATTGATGTATTTCCGGCACTGCAAGGAGCTGAAGTTGGTCAGTCCCTCATTTTCCTAAGTGGGTTGTTGTTTGAAATGGCCTGGAAAATAGCCCTGGCCTTTCTGGTTATTGCATTTGCTGATTTTCTTTATCAATGGTGGGACTATGAGAAAAACCTCAGAATGTCTCAGGAAGAAATCAAAGAAGAATACAAACAGACTGAGGGAGATCCACTTATCAAGAGCCAGATTAAGAAACGCCAGCGTATGATGGCCATGCGTAGAATGATGGAGGACCTCAAGCAGGCCGATGTCGTTATTACGAACCCGACACATTATGCAGTCGCCCTAAAATATGATACAGCCAAATATCCTGCTCCCTATGTCGTCGCCAAAGGGCAGAATGAAATAGCTTTAAGAATCAAGGCGGTTGCCGAGGAAAACAACATTGTGATTATGGAAAACAAGCCTTTGGCTAGAACGCTTTATTCCCAGGTTGAGCTTGGGCAGTCCGTGCCAAAGGAACTATACAAGGCAGTCGCCGAAGTCCTCGCGTTTGTCTTCCGTCTTAACAAAAAGAGACGATCCTATTCAGCGTAG
- a CDS encoding FliA/WhiG family RNA polymerase sigma factor, protein MYKGQYDTPKQAVWTEEHLEKFLPLVKRIAGRLAMSLPEHIDQEDLFGYGVFGLLDALQKFDPSRGVKFETYATLRIRGSIIDGLRTMDWVPHSARQKVKQVAQGYAWLENQLGRSPTLEEAARHLDISVEELNATLLQAQYMTLVSLEDVNSNDNEDIISSPLDLIIDPSSQDSFGQIEKEEQKQILTEAIEKLSEKEKLVVALYYREELTLKEISAVMNLSESRISQIHSQAILRLRGYLGRQKKNIF, encoded by the coding sequence ATGTATAAAGGACAATATGATACACCCAAACAAGCTGTATGGACAGAAGAGCATTTAGAAAAATTCTTGCCGCTCGTGAAAAGGATTGCAGGCCGGCTAGCCATGTCTCTGCCAGAGCATATTGATCAGGAGGATTTATTTGGGTACGGCGTATTTGGCTTACTGGATGCGCTTCAAAAATTTGATCCTTCTCGCGGCGTAAAATTTGAAACGTATGCAACGTTACGAATCAGGGGTTCGATTATTGATGGATTAAGAACGATGGATTGGGTTCCGCATTCAGCGCGCCAGAAGGTCAAGCAGGTTGCGCAGGGTTATGCCTGGCTGGAGAACCAGCTCGGGCGCAGCCCAACCCTGGAAGAAGCAGCCCGGCACCTCGATATTTCCGTTGAGGAATTGAATGCGACCCTGCTGCAGGCACAGTATATGACACTCGTGTCGCTTGAAGATGTCAATTCCAACGATAACGAGGATATCATCAGTTCACCTCTTGATCTGATTATTGACCCGAGCTCGCAGGATTCGTTTGGCCAGATCGAAAAAGAGGAACAGAAACAGATTTTGACAGAAGCCATTGAGAAATTATCGGAGAAAGAGAAGCTGGTGGTCGCTTTATATTATCGGGAAGAACTGACTTTAAAAGAGATATCGGCGGTGATGAATTTATCGGAATCCCGGATCTCACAAATTCATTCTCAGGCCATCTTACGATTACGAGGCTATCTGGGAAGACAGAAAAAGAATATTTTCTAA
- a CDS encoding chemotaxis protein CheC, which yields MEISAIRLEALKEIGNIGSGHAATSLSKLLQARIDMSVPKVWLVPLEKLSEALGEYDTVQVALYLKVEGDAPGKAIFVLPIESARVIAQKLLSLSERPDIFSDEMAQSALQEVGNILVSSFIIALSKFSGVLLHPSIPAIAIDMVGAIIDSVLLEEGMVDDDVLIIDTKLSGVKEVEGKFFFIPSKGSLDKLLGVFGI from the coding sequence ATGGAGATATCTGCAATTAGGCTGGAAGCTTTAAAGGAAATTGGAAATATAGGTTCCGGGCATGCGGCGACATCGCTTTCTAAACTGCTGCAGGCAAGAATAGACATGTCCGTGCCGAAAGTATGGCTTGTCCCGCTCGAAAAACTCAGCGAGGCGCTAGGTGAATACGATACCGTTCAGGTGGCGCTTTATCTGAAAGTCGAGGGGGACGCACCCGGAAAGGCTATTTTTGTCCTCCCGATTGAAAGCGCCAGGGTCATAGCCCAAAAACTGCTTTCGCTTTCAGAACGTCCGGATATTTTCAGTGACGAAATGGCGCAGTCGGCGTTGCAGGAAGTCGGAAATATTCTGGTGAGTTCCTTCATCATCGCATTGTCCAAGTTTTCCGGAGTCCTGCTACATCCGTCAATTCCGGCTATAGCTATTGACATGGTCGGCGCGATTATTGACAGCGTCCTGCTGGAAGAAGGAATGGTTGATGACGATGTTTTGATCATTGATACGAAATTATCCGGGGTTAAAGAAGTGGAAGGGAAATTTTTCTTTATTCCTAGTAAAGGTTCTCTTGACAAATTGTTGGGAGTATTTGGTATATGA
- a CDS encoding flagellar brake domain-containing protein, with amino-acid sequence MLYKDKVYEGLSVQIVVPEGEYQGRYKTRVEEVGQKIITIGVPVADGQFIPLREGTRLEVVFVDDLSAYSFSTVLIKRFSVPIPTFIIEFPEKISKVQRRKYVRVQVVSPLQYRIVEKNGLGIEQKGFMHDLSGGGLLFHARECIPEKTPVVVEPMIMDSPMQIPAVVVRCIKEDEKETYLVSVEFYEISERTRDKIITYVFELQREMRKKGLV; translated from the coding sequence ATGCTTTATAAAGACAAAGTATATGAAGGCTTAAGTGTCCAAATTGTTGTCCCTGAAGGAGAATATCAGGGCAGATATAAGACCAGGGTAGAAGAGGTTGGGCAGAAAATCATAACCATCGGGGTACCGGTCGCTGACGGCCAGTTTATTCCGCTCCGAGAAGGAACGCGGCTGGAAGTGGTATTTGTCGACGACCTGTCGGCGTATTCCTTCTCGACTGTCTTGATCAAAAGGTTTTCTGTTCCTATTCCAACGTTTATTATAGAATTTCCCGAGAAAATATCTAAAGTTCAAAGAAGAAAATATGTTAGGGTCCAGGTGGTTAGTCCTCTCCAATACAGGATAGTGGAGAAAAACGGTTTAGGGATAGAGCAGAAAGGATTTATGCATGATTTGAGTGGTGGTGGTTTGCTTTTCCACGCTAGAGAATGTATACCTGAAAAGACACCTGTCGTTGTTGAGCCCATGATTATGGATAGTCCGATGCAGATTCCGGCAGTAGTGGTACGCTGCATCAAAGAAGATGAAAAAGAAACGTATCTTGTTTCCGTCGAATTTTATGAGATTTCTGAAAGAACGCGTGATAAAATCATTACCTATGTATTTGAGCTTCAACGAGAGATGCGTAAGAAAGGACTGGTTTGA
- the fliQ gene encoding flagellar biosynthesis protein FliQ: MSENQILAMAKEAIAIAVIVGGPVLAVSLLIGLIVSIFQAMTQIQEQTLSFIPKLLGVAVILLILGPWMLNVMTTYTATLFTEIATYARY; the protein is encoded by the coding sequence ATGTCTGAGAATCAAATTCTTGCTATGGCTAAAGAAGCAATAGCGATAGCAGTCATTGTTGGTGGACCGGTCCTAGCGGTAAGCCTGCTTATCGGTCTTATTGTGAGTATTTTCCAGGCCATGACGCAAATACAGGAGCAAACGCTGTCCTTTATTCCGAAATTATTGGGAGTTGCCGTGATTCTGCTTATCTTGGGCCCCTGGATGCTCAATGTCATGACCACTTACACGGCAACGCTCTTTACTGAGATTGCCACATATGCCCGGTATTAA
- a CDS encoding flagellar biosynthetic protein FliO produces the protein MNGYENQPYPGASEAAASATTVTEPFSWAGLIGMIVVFLIILVVALWLMKRLNRFSLRNIQSPWVRVLDRQVLNGQQALYLVEIAGKIQVLGGTDHHITKVAEIDDLDVAAEILEEIARQPQEKMDRWMSGIWKRLRRKQKNEPFSAELEYYLKEEKK, from the coding sequence ATGAACGGATATGAAAATCAGCCTTATCCGGGTGCTTCAGAAGCTGCAGCATCAGCGACAACCGTGACGGAACCTTTTTCCTGGGCTGGTCTGATCGGGATGATTGTCGTCTTTCTGATTATTCTCGTCGTCGCCCTATGGCTGATGAAACGTCTGAACCGCTTCTCATTGCGCAATATTCAGTCGCCGTGGGTAAGAGTCCTTGACCGGCAGGTCTTAAACGGTCAACAGGCCCTGTATCTGGTCGAAATTGCCGGTAAGATCCAGGTACTTGGCGGGACGGATCATCATATCACAAAGGTGGCCGAGATTGACGATCTTGATGTTGCTGCTGAAATTCTTGAGGAAATTGCCCGACAACCGCAGGAAAAAATGGACAGATGGATGTCCGGCATCTGGAAGAGGTTAAGAAGGAAGCAAAAGAATGAACCGTTCTCTGCTGAACTTGAGTACTATCTCAAGGAGGAGAAAAAATGA
- a CDS encoding chemotaxis protein CheD has product MSKTIIVGMADYKVEKAPDKLMTAGLGSCIGICVYDSLSQIGGMAHIMLPNSLESLQGNPMKYADTCLAMMLEEMFKLGVMKSRLKAKMAGGAQMFSFGNKAPLLKIGERNAQSVEQELKKAGIPLLVHDVGGNFGRTITFDIQSGDLHVRTINHGEKVI; this is encoded by the coding sequence ATGAGCAAGACGATCATTGTAGGAATGGCTGATTACAAAGTGGAAAAGGCGCCTGACAAGCTGATGACGGCAGGCCTCGGTTCGTGTATCGGGATATGTGTTTATGATTCGTTATCCCAGATTGGGGGAATGGCCCATATCATGCTTCCTAACTCTTTGGAGAGCCTTCAGGGCAATCCGATGAAGTATGCCGATACATGCCTGGCCATGATGCTCGAGGAAATGTTTAAGCTTGGGGTTATGAAATCGAGACTCAAAGCTAAAATGGCCGGTGGGGCTCAGATGTTTTCGTTTGGAAATAAGGCACCACTCTTGAAAATTGGAGAGCGCAACGCCCAGTCAGTGGAACAGGAATTAAAAAAGGCCGGGATTCCGCTGCTCGTCCATGATGTCGGCGGCAATTTCGGGCGAACGATCACTTTTGACATTCAATCCGGCGATTTGCATGTGAGGACCATTAACCATGGGGAAAAGGTGATCTAA
- the fliP gene encoding flagellar type III secretion system pore protein FliP (The bacterial flagellar biogenesis protein FliP forms a type III secretion system (T3SS)-type pore required for flagellar assembly.) gives MNITLDVGQTGSAVQILLLVTVLSFAPAILVLMTSFTRIVVVLSFVRNALGTQTLPPTQVIIGLSLFLTFFVMMPTFNQINTNALQPYLQSQITKEEALDKAQQPLRTFMFKQTREKDLALFVNMAKIEQPKTYGDIPTYVLIPAFVISELKTAFQMGFAIFIPFIIIDMVVSSTLMSMGMMMLPPMMISLPFKILLFVLVDGWSLVVKSLVSSFS, from the coding sequence ATGAACATAACACTTGATGTAGGGCAGACCGGCTCAGCGGTTCAGATCCTTTTACTTGTTACTGTCCTTTCCTTTGCACCGGCTATTCTGGTATTAATGACTTCTTTCACCCGGATTGTTGTCGTTTTATCTTTTGTCCGTAATGCACTGGGAACACAAACGTTGCCCCCTACCCAAGTCATTATCGGACTTTCCTTATTTCTTACTTTTTTTGTCATGATGCCAACATTCAACCAAATCAATACCAATGCGCTTCAACCTTACCTGCAAAGCCAGATAACGAAGGAGGAAGCCCTGGACAAAGCCCAACAGCCGTTACGAACGTTTATGTTTAAACAAACCAGAGAAAAAGATCTGGCGTTGTTTGTGAATATGGCAAAAATTGAGCAGCCCAAAACATATGGGGATATTCCGACGTATGTTTTAATTCCGGCTTTTGTCATTAGTGAATTAAAGACGGCTTTTCAGATGGGTTTTGCGATTTTTATTCCTTTTATTATTATCGATATGGTCGTATCGAGTACGCTGATGTCAATGGGGATGATGATGCTGCCTCCGATGATGATTTCCCTGCCGTTCAAGATATTGCTGTTTGTTCTGGTTGACGGATGGTCATTGGTGGTGAAGTCTCTGGTTTCAAGTTTCAGTTAA
- a CDS encoding MinD/ParA family protein translates to MHDQASILRQMASEREVAMPRNMRVIAVSSGKGGVGKTSFVVNLALALTEYNYRVIILDGDLGLANVDVAFGITPKYNIKHLLTGEKRIEDILYPIGKGIKVLPGASGMVELANLDRGQLKNVLVNLGRLEKMADILLIDTGAGLGHTVLNFISAADDVILVLTPEPPSMTDAYGLIKSIKGPTGRVNLNIVVNRVKSETEAKQAYERLEHAVTKFLGMPISLLGWIYDDPSVGRSVMEQKPVGLSNPESYAYRCVQWIAGNVAGVYMQPPTQSSGIRGFISSLLKLK, encoded by the coding sequence ATGCATGACCAAGCAAGTATACTCAGGCAGATGGCGAGTGAAAGAGAAGTTGCAATGCCAAGAAATATGCGGGTCATTGCAGTCAGCAGTGGCAAAGGTGGTGTGGGCAAGACTAGTTTTGTGGTGAACCTGGCGCTTGCTCTGACCGAATACAATTACAGGGTGATTATTCTTGACGGAGATCTGGGACTGGCCAATGTCGATGTTGCTTTTGGGATCACGCCGAAATACAATATTAAACACCTGCTGACTGGTGAAAAAAGAATTGAAGATATTCTTTACCCGATTGGTAAAGGAATCAAAGTATTGCCTGGAGCATCTGGAATGGTAGAGCTCGCGAATTTGGACAGGGGACAGCTGAAAAATGTTCTTGTTAATCTTGGCCGCCTCGAAAAAATGGCAGATATCCTACTGATTGATACAGGAGCTGGCTTAGGACATACTGTACTGAACTTTATCAGCGCTGCGGACGATGTCATTCTCGTTTTGACGCCGGAACCGCCTTCCATGACCGATGCTTATGGACTGATTAAATCAATCAAAGGTCCAACCGGAAGAGTGAATCTTAACATTGTTGTGAACCGGGTCAAAAGTGAGACCGAAGCGAAGCAGGCCTATGAAAGACTGGAGCATGCAGTTACGAAGTTTCTGGGGATGCCCATCAGTTTATTGGGATGGATTTACGACGACCCATCAGTCGGACGTTCCGTGATGGAACAGAAACCGGTCGGGTTATCGAATCCTGAAAGTTATGCCTATCGCTGCGTACAATGGATCGCCGGAAATGTTGCAGGCGTATATATGCAGCCTCCGACTCAAAGCAGCGGAATCAGAGGATTTATTTCTTCTCTACTGAAATTGAAATAA